A section of the Microbulbifer pacificus genome encodes:
- a CDS encoding MBL fold metallo-hydrolase, with product MAGNQKPHVTPFFDEDTNTFSYVVKDPSSASCAIVDSVLNFDYASGAVSYAGADSIIDYVRKNNLKLEWLIETHVHADHLTAAPYIQEKLGGKLGIGEHILTVQETFGSIFNEGSEFRRDGSQFDRLFKDGEDYQVGELHCKAIHTPGHTPACMTHVMGDAAFVGDTLFMPDLGTARADFPGGDAGVLYDSIQKILSLPDETRIFMCHDYPPETRGLEYLTSVEEEKGGNIHVKSGIGKSVFVEMRQARDSGLEMPRLILPSLQVNMRAGHFPEAETNGTVYLKVPVNAFD from the coding sequence ATGGCAGGCAATCAGAAGCCACATGTGACTCCTTTTTTTGACGAAGACACAAATACGTTTTCCTATGTGGTGAAAGACCCATCTTCGGCATCCTGCGCAATCGTCGACTCGGTGCTCAATTTTGATTACGCGTCCGGAGCAGTCAGCTATGCGGGCGCTGATAGCATCATCGACTATGTGCGGAAAAATAACCTGAAGCTCGAATGGCTGATCGAAACCCACGTTCACGCCGATCACTTAACGGCTGCGCCATACATTCAGGAAAAACTCGGCGGCAAGCTGGGGATTGGCGAACATATTCTGACGGTGCAGGAAACTTTCGGCAGTATTTTCAATGAGGGCAGCGAATTCCGTCGCGATGGTTCACAGTTCGATCGCCTGTTTAAGGACGGCGAAGATTATCAGGTGGGCGAGCTGCACTGTAAGGCAATCCATACACCGGGGCACACGCCGGCCTGTATGACGCATGTGATGGGCGATGCGGCCTTTGTCGGCGACACGCTATTCATGCCTGACCTCGGCACCGCACGCGCGGACTTTCCGGGAGGCGATGCGGGCGTGCTCTACGACTCAATCCAGAAAATCCTCAGCCTGCCCGATGAAACCCGTATTTTCATGTGTCACGACTATCCGCCCGAAACCCGCGGCCTTGAGTACCTCACCAGCGTGGAAGAGGAAAAAGGCGGGAATATCCATGTTAAATCCGGTATTGGAAAATCGGTATTCGTGGAAATGCGACAGGCTCGGGACAGCGGGCTGGAAATGCCAAGGCTTATTCTCCCTTCCCTGCAAGTCAATATGCGGGCGGGCCATTTCCCCGAAGCAGAAACCAATGGAACGGTGTATCTAAAGGTTCCAGTGAACGCGTTCGATTAA
- a CDS encoding sigma-54 interaction domain-containing protein produces MTLIVSDRKPFAEAGAILEGFDCPAILVAPDYTILATNSHYQAQFGEIDPRQGHHCFEVSHGLSVPCDQAGEDCPLAAAMASGHKERVLHIHRSPRGREHIDVEMLPILDDDGALICFVELLHAVPTAGAENIDQTMVGSSKAFTDMLAKISRVSATDAAVLLLGESGTGKELAAAAIHQGSSRNEKPLVTLECAGLSDSLFETELFGHVKGAFTGAHADKTGLVELANGGTLFLDEIGDVPPSMQVKLLRLLESGTYRRVGSSQLRSANFRLICATHKDIRTLVEAGEFRQDLYYRINVFPIRLPSLAQRTEDLPLLAEALLKRISPHKRFHLTAPAMNALKSHSFPGNIRELRNLLTRAIVLSDTNLIDDALIRESLEVEVPVEATPDRREGNRSHPEWTDLKTAEARYLEELMVAHGNDKEAVANIAGISLRSLYRKLDQIRIK; encoded by the coding sequence ATGACCTTGATAGTCTCCGACAGGAAACCTTTTGCAGAAGCCGGCGCCATTCTGGAGGGCTTCGACTGCCCGGCGATTCTCGTCGCACCGGATTACACCATTCTCGCCACCAACAGCCATTACCAGGCCCAGTTCGGTGAAATTGATCCGCGTCAGGGGCACCACTGCTTCGAGGTGTCCCACGGCTTAAGCGTCCCCTGTGACCAGGCCGGTGAGGACTGCCCTCTGGCTGCCGCCATGGCATCTGGTCACAAGGAGCGGGTGCTGCACATTCATCGCAGCCCCCGCGGTAGGGAACACATCGATGTAGAGATGCTGCCGATCCTGGACGACGATGGGGCCCTCATTTGTTTTGTCGAGTTGCTGCATGCGGTCCCTACTGCCGGTGCGGAAAATATCGATCAGACAATGGTTGGCAGCAGCAAGGCGTTTACGGACATGCTCGCCAAAATCAGCCGCGTCAGTGCGACGGATGCGGCGGTGCTGCTGTTGGGGGAGTCGGGTACCGGGAAGGAACTGGCGGCCGCCGCAATTCACCAAGGCAGCAGCCGCAACGAGAAACCCCTGGTGACTCTGGAGTGCGCAGGCCTAAGTGATTCGCTGTTTGAGACAGAATTGTTCGGGCACGTTAAGGGCGCCTTTACCGGAGCCCACGCCGACAAGACGGGGCTGGTGGAGCTGGCGAATGGTGGAACCCTGTTTCTGGATGAGATAGGAGATGTGCCGCCATCAATGCAGGTAAAACTGCTCCGCCTGCTTGAAAGTGGTACTTATCGGCGAGTGGGGTCGTCACAGCTGCGTTCGGCCAATTTCCGGCTGATCTGTGCTACACACAAGGATATCCGTACCCTGGTTGAAGCGGGGGAGTTTCGCCAGGACCTCTACTACCGTATCAATGTCTTTCCAATCCGCCTTCCTTCTCTCGCTCAAAGAACGGAGGATCTCCCTTTGCTGGCAGAGGCGCTGCTGAAGCGTATCAGCCCCCACAAGCGCTTTCATTTGACCGCTCCGGCAATGAACGCTCTGAAGTCCCACTCCTTCCCGGGTAATATCCGCGAGCTTCGAAACCTGCTTACCCGGGCAATTGTACTTAGCGATACCAACCTGATTGACGACGCGCTAATACGCGAGAGCCTCGAAGTGGAAGTTCCGGTGGAAGCAACCCCAGATCGCCGAGAGGGTAACCGCAGCCATCCAGAATGGACGGACCTGAAAACAGCAGAAGCCCGCTACCTTGAAGAGCTGATGGTTGCCCACGGTAATGACAAAGAGGCTGTAGCCAATATTGCCGGTATCAGCCTGCGTTCCCTCTACCGGAAGCTGGATCAAATACGCATCAAATAA
- a CDS encoding intradiol ring-cleavage dioxygenase: MVKETETETESGVSKDNAAEPSTALRAPEKTWNRRQMLSALGLTGAAFVAACGNSGGSGSSSGGSSGSSSSGGSSSGSSSSSSGSSSSSGSSSGGTPGSCTLIPRETEGPYPLTAVLSNSAMVRSDITEGKTGVPLTLVLNLVDVNNNCAPITNATVYVWHCDKDGVYSGYSQPGANTVGQTFCRGIQDADSDGMVLFETIYPGWYTGRITHIHFQVFLFSSSTATATSQLAFPEEITRAVYNSTLYAAHGQNSSVGSFAADNVFSDGVTYQLAEVTGDIENGYVATLQVGIAV; the protein is encoded by the coding sequence ATGGTTAAAGAAACTGAAACTGAAACGGAAAGTGGTGTTAGCAAAGACAATGCCGCGGAGCCATCCACGGCGTTGCGGGCTCCCGAGAAAACCTGGAATCGCCGGCAGATGCTTTCCGCTCTCGGCCTGACCGGTGCGGCATTTGTCGCCGCCTGCGGAAACAGTGGCGGATCCGGTTCCTCCTCCGGAGGTTCAAGCGGAAGCTCTTCCTCCGGAGGAAGTTCCTCCGGCAGTAGCTCATCCTCCAGCGGCAGCTCCTCTTCCAGTGGCAGCTCGTCCGGTGGCACGCCCGGCAGCTGCACACTGATCCCCCGGGAGACCGAAGGCCCCTACCCGCTCACCGCAGTACTGAGCAATTCCGCCATGGTGCGCTCCGACATTACCGAGGGTAAAACCGGGGTGCCACTGACACTGGTGCTGAATCTGGTGGACGTAAACAACAATTGCGCACCGATCACCAATGCCACCGTGTATGTGTGGCACTGCGACAAGGACGGGGTGTATTCCGGCTATTCACAGCCGGGAGCAAATACCGTGGGGCAAACCTTCTGCCGAGGTATTCAGGATGCGGACAGTGACGGCATGGTGCTGTTCGAAACCATTTACCCCGGCTGGTATACCGGGCGCATCACCCATATCCATTTCCAGGTGTTCCTGTTCAGCAGCTCGACCGCAACGGCTACTTCACAGCTTGCCTTCCCGGAAGAGATTACCCGTGCGGTGTACAACTCCACGCTGTATGCAGCCCACGGACAGAACAGTTCCGTGGGCAGTTTTGCTGCAGACAATGTGTTCAGCGACGGCGTTACCTATCAGCTGGCAGAGGTCACCGGAGATATTGAAAACGGTTACGTGGCGACGCTACAAGTTGGTATCGCGGTGTAG
- a CDS encoding tyrosine-protein phosphatase codes for MKKVFTNGILAAAVVLTLGACSATAPIAGKTQSAAVQSDVEHVRLLPLEGGRNFRDIGGYKTVDGKEVKWGKIYRSGVLIHLTENDYEYLKDREIATIVDFRSTEERSEEPDNWRSGEVTTLAWDYELGNFEEEFTKVIATPGVVKNDLVQVGNRAYIDLVRQQTPAFRAMFQKLIESDEPLLIHCTAGKDRTGIGAALILTALGVDRETVKQDYMLSTEVLKKSNLFQQSDGANEKEDRRQAFFSQLPQEVRDFLMTPDASYVDTAFGEMERQHGSVQGYIEHALDVDHQELALLKARYLQ; via the coding sequence ATGAAAAAAGTATTCACCAACGGCATTCTCGCGGCCGCAGTGGTACTGACACTTGGTGCCTGCAGCGCGACCGCGCCGATTGCGGGCAAAACGCAAAGCGCTGCGGTTCAGTCCGACGTTGAACACGTGCGCCTCCTGCCGCTGGAAGGCGGCCGCAACTTCCGCGACATCGGCGGTTACAAGACCGTGGATGGCAAGGAAGTGAAGTGGGGCAAGATCTACCGATCAGGAGTTCTGATACACCTGACAGAAAACGATTACGAATACCTAAAGGATCGTGAAATTGCGACTATTGTAGACTTTCGCTCAACAGAAGAGCGGAGCGAAGAACCTGATAATTGGCGTAGTGGTGAGGTGACGACCCTAGCCTGGGATTACGAATTGGGTAACTTTGAAGAAGAGTTTACCAAAGTCATTGCAACGCCTGGCGTTGTCAAAAATGATCTGGTGCAGGTGGGCAATCGGGCATACATCGATCTGGTAAGACAGCAAACACCCGCTTTCCGAGCTATGTTCCAGAAGTTGATTGAGAGCGATGAACCGCTACTAATTCATTGTACTGCGGGCAAAGATCGAACCGGCATCGGAGCGGCATTGATACTGACGGCTCTGGGCGTCGACCGTGAAACTGTAAAGCAAGATTATATGCTGTCTACAGAAGTTCTGAAGAAATCAAACTTATTTCAGCAATCTGATGGCGCGAATGAAAAAGAAGATCGCAGGCAAGCGTTCTTTTCCCAATTGCCACAGGAAGTTCGGGATTTTTTGATGACCCCTGATGCATCTTATGTGGATACGGCCTTTGGTGAAATGGAGCGACAGCATGGTTCTGTGCAAGGTTACATCGAGCACGCTCTGGATGTAGACCACCAGGAACTGGCTCTGCTTAAAGCCCGTTACCTCCAATAA
- a CDS encoding tyrosine-protein phosphatase, which produces MQNKFMNGILAAAVAVALGACTATAPVADKAQSAAVQAEVEQLRVLPLEGGRNFRDLGGYETTDGKTVKWGKVYRSGILTNLTANDYDYLRDRNIATIVDFRSTKERTQEPDNWRGSSAITLEWDYEMNWEQDFAKVFAKPGFTKQDLVELMDKGYTDLVKQQTPAYRAMFQKLIDSDDALLFHCTAGKDRTGIGAALILTALGVDRETVKQDYMLSNKTLAGVKMMELPEDASEQEKRMYAFFAQLPEDIRGAMSGVELSWLESAFAEMEREHGSVEGYIEHALDVDAQELALLKARYLQ; this is translated from the coding sequence ATGCAAAACAAATTCATGAATGGAATTCTGGCCGCCGCGGTGGCCGTTGCCCTGGGTGCGTGCACGGCAACTGCACCGGTAGCGGACAAGGCGCAGAGCGCTGCGGTACAGGCGGAAGTCGAACAACTGCGTGTTCTGCCGCTGGAAGGCGGACGCAACTTCCGCGATCTCGGTGGCTATGAAACCACCGACGGCAAAACCGTAAAGTGGGGCAAGGTGTACCGCTCCGGTATCCTGACCAACCTGACCGCGAACGATTACGACTACCTGCGTGATCGCAACATCGCCACCATTGTTGATTTCCGCTCAACCAAGGAGCGCACCCAGGAGCCGGACAACTGGCGCGGCAGCAGTGCCATCACCCTCGAGTGGGACTACGAAATGAACTGGGAACAGGATTTTGCGAAGGTTTTCGCCAAGCCCGGTTTTACCAAGCAGGATCTCGTGGAACTGATGGACAAGGGTTATACCGACCTGGTCAAGCAGCAGACCCCGGCCTACCGCGCCATGTTCCAGAAGCTGATCGATAGCGATGACGCCCTGCTGTTCCACTGCACCGCGGGCAAAGACCGTACCGGTATCGGCGCTGCGCTGATCCTGACCGCGCTGGGTGTGGATCGCGAGACCGTGAAGCAGGACTACATGCTGTCCAACAAGACCCTGGCCGGCGTCAAGATGATGGAGCTGCCGGAAGATGCGAGCGAGCAGGAAAAACGCATGTACGCGTTCTTCGCCCAGCTGCCGGAAGACATTCGCGGCGCTATGTCCGGTGTAGAACTTTCCTGGCTGGAGAGCGCCTTCGCGGAAATGGAGCGAGAGCACGGATCTGTGGAAGGTTACATCGAGCATGCTCTGGATGTGGATGCGCAGGAACTCGCGCTGCTGAAAGCCCGCTACCTCCAGTAA
- the fghA gene encoding S-formylglutathione hydrolase, with amino-acid sequence MTLQLVSKTQCFDGAQCQYTHRSDVLDCEMRFSVFLPSQAEKDESFPVIYWLSGLTCTDENFSQKAGAQRMAAELGIVLVIPDTSPRGDDVADDEGYDLGKGAGFYVNATQTPWKPHYRMYDYIVDELPALIEANFPVGDRRAICGHSMGGHGALTIALKNPGRFTSVSAFSPICNPIACPWGEKAFSAYLGEDRSTWEEYDATVLLSRATERLPMLISQGEEDQFLEQQLKPNALEAAAEAAGYPVKIEHHAGYDHSYYFIASFIEQHLRFHADYLLAH; translated from the coding sequence ATGACTTTGCAACTAGTCAGCAAAACCCAGTGCTTCGACGGTGCCCAGTGCCAGTACACACACCGTTCGGATGTGCTCGACTGCGAGATGCGCTTTTCCGTTTTTCTGCCTTCACAGGCGGAAAAGGATGAGAGCTTTCCGGTAATCTACTGGCTCTCCGGCCTGACCTGCACCGATGAAAACTTCTCCCAGAAGGCCGGTGCGCAGCGCATGGCCGCGGAACTGGGCATTGTGCTGGTGATTCCGGATACCAGCCCACGCGGGGACGATGTGGCGGATGATGAGGGCTACGACCTGGGCAAGGGCGCAGGCTTTTATGTCAACGCCACGCAAACGCCGTGGAAGCCTCACTACCGGATGTACGATTACATCGTCGACGAATTGCCGGCATTGATCGAGGCGAATTTTCCGGTGGGTGATCGCCGTGCTATTTGTGGCCACTCCATGGGTGGCCACGGTGCACTGACCATTGCGCTGAAAAATCCCGGGCGTTTTACTTCGGTCTCGGCCTTCAGCCCGATCTGCAATCCCATTGCCTGCCCCTGGGGTGAAAAAGCATTTTCGGCTTATCTTGGCGAAGACCGTTCAACCTGGGAGGAGTATGACGCGACGGTACTGCTGAGCCGTGCCACCGAGCGTTTGCCGATGCTGATTTCCCAGGGTGAGGAAGACCAGTTCCTGGAACAGCAGCTGAAACCCAATGCACTCGAGGCTGCCGCCGAGGCCGCGGGTTATCCGGTGAAGATCGAGCATCACGCGGGCTACGATCACAGCTATTACTTTATTGCGTCTTTTATCGAGCAGCATCTGCGCTTCCATGCGGATTATCTGCTGGCACACTAG
- a CDS encoding S-(hydroxymethyl)glutathione dehydrogenase/class III alcohol dehydrogenase has translation MSAEPIKCKAAVAWKAGAPLSIEEVEVAPPKAGEVRIKLIATGVCHTDAFTLSGDDPEGVFPAILGHEGGGIVESVGEGVTSVAVGDHVIPLYTPECGECKFCKSGKTNLCQKIRATQGKGLMPDGTTRFSINGEPIYHYMGTSTFSEYTVLPEISVAKVNKDAPLEEICLLGCGVTTGMGAVANTAKVEEGATVAVFGLGGIGLATIIGARLAKAGRIIAIDINEGKFELAKKLGATDCINPKNYDKPIQEVIVELTDGGVDYSFECIGNVNVMRSALECCHKGWGESIIIGVAGAGQEICTRPFQLVTGRVWRGTAFGGVKGRSQLPGYVDRYMAGEFKLDDFITHTMPLEQINEAFDLMHEGKSIRSVIHYK, from the coding sequence ATGTCAGCGGAACCCATCAAGTGCAAAGCGGCGGTAGCCTGGAAGGCAGGTGCGCCACTGTCTATTGAGGAAGTGGAAGTGGCACCGCCCAAGGCAGGCGAGGTGCGTATCAAGCTGATCGCCACCGGTGTGTGTCACACCGATGCCTTTACCCTGTCCGGCGACGACCCTGAGGGCGTGTTTCCGGCAATTCTCGGTCACGAGGGCGGCGGTATCGTCGAGTCCGTGGGCGAGGGCGTTACCAGTGTGGCGGTGGGCGATCATGTGATCCCGCTGTACACCCCCGAGTGCGGTGAGTGCAAATTCTGCAAATCCGGCAAGACCAACCTGTGCCAGAAAATCCGCGCCACCCAGGGCAAAGGCCTGATGCCCGATGGCACCACGCGCTTTTCCATTAATGGCGAGCCCATCTACCACTACATGGGCACCTCCACCTTCTCCGAGTACACCGTACTACCGGAAATTTCCGTGGCCAAGGTCAACAAGGACGCGCCGCTGGAAGAAATCTGCCTGCTGGGCTGCGGTGTGACCACTGGTATGGGTGCGGTGGCAAACACCGCCAAGGTGGAAGAGGGCGCAACCGTGGCCGTGTTCGGCCTCGGCGGTATCGGTCTCGCCACCATTATCGGCGCGCGCCTGGCGAAAGCGGGCCGCATCATTGCCATCGACATCAATGAGGGCAAGTTCGAGCTGGCCAAGAAACTCGGTGCCACCGACTGCATCAACCCGAAAAATTACGACAAGCCGATTCAGGAAGTGATCGTCGAACTGACCGACGGCGGGGTGGATTACTCCTTCGAATGTATCGGCAATGTGAATGTCATGCGCTCGGCGTTGGAGTGCTGCCACAAGGGTTGGGGTGAATCCATCATCATCGGTGTTGCCGGCGCCGGCCAGGAGATCTGCACTCGTCCGTTCCAGCTGGTAACCGGTCGCGTCTGGCGCGGTACGGCGTTTGGTGGAGTGAAGGGCCGTTCACAGCTGCCGGGTTATGTGGATCGCTACATGGCCGGTGAGTTCAAGCTGGACGACTTCATCACCCACACCATGCCGCTGGAACAGATCAACGAGGCTTTCGACCTGATGCACGAAGGCAAAAGTATTCGCAGCGTAATCCATTACAAATAA
- a CDS encoding NAD(P)/FAD-dependent oxidoreductase — protein sequence MTITTKIEKPSASNAGTAGAHFDVVVVGAGSGGIAITAGLLKRKPQLKIALIDPSEVHCYQPGWTMVGGGIFDNDTTKRSMQSVIPAGANWIKDAVETFVPQENKLLLSEKGAVYYDQLIVAAGLKLNWAAVEGLPETLGKNGVTSNYQYDLAPYTWELVRSLKDGKALFTQPPMPIKCAGAPQKALYLSADHWHKNGSLDDIQVHFYNAGAVLFGVQDYVPALSSYMEKYHAGLHFGHNLVRIDGNARKAWFSAKAEDGSEHLVESDFDMIHVCPPQCAPDFIRSSPLADEAGWVDVDSATLRHKRFSNIWGLGDVTNTPNAKTAAAVRKQVPVVAENLCSVLDGDEPVVAYDGYGSCPLTVERGKIVLAEFGYGGKLLPTFPKWLNDGTKATSLAWALKAKFLPEFYWQGMLKGREWLTSPDSLKTPDAESKQKESVSP from the coding sequence ATGACGATAACAACAAAGATCGAAAAACCTTCTGCTTCAAATGCGGGTACCGCGGGTGCTCACTTTGACGTTGTGGTGGTGGGCGCCGGTTCGGGTGGTATAGCGATAACCGCAGGCCTTTTGAAACGCAAGCCGCAGTTAAAGATAGCGCTGATTGACCCTTCCGAGGTTCACTGCTACCAGCCGGGCTGGACAATGGTCGGTGGAGGAATTTTCGATAACGACACCACCAAGCGCAGCATGCAAAGCGTGATTCCAGCGGGCGCCAACTGGATCAAAGATGCGGTGGAGACATTCGTACCGCAGGAAAACAAGCTGCTGCTCTCCGAAAAAGGGGCGGTTTACTACGACCAGCTGATCGTGGCTGCCGGGCTCAAACTGAATTGGGCGGCGGTAGAAGGCCTGCCCGAAACACTCGGCAAAAATGGCGTAACCTCCAATTACCAATATGACCTGGCGCCCTATACCTGGGAACTGGTCAGGAGCCTGAAGGACGGCAAGGCGCTGTTCACCCAGCCACCCATGCCGATCAAATGCGCGGGAGCACCACAAAAGGCCCTGTACCTGTCTGCGGACCATTGGCATAAGAATGGCTCGTTGGACGATATTCAGGTGCATTTCTACAACGCCGGTGCCGTGTTGTTCGGTGTGCAGGACTATGTCCCGGCGCTTTCCAGCTATATGGAGAAGTATCACGCCGGCCTGCACTTCGGCCACAATCTGGTCAGGATCGATGGCAATGCCCGCAAAGCCTGGTTCAGTGCGAAGGCGGAAGACGGCTCCGAGCACCTGGTTGAAAGTGATTTCGACATGATTCACGTCTGCCCGCCGCAGTGTGCGCCGGATTTTATTCGCAGCAGCCCGTTGGCGGATGAGGCAGGCTGGGTGGATGTCGATTCAGCCACCCTACGCCACAAACGGTTTTCCAATATCTGGGGACTAGGTGATGTCACCAACACTCCCAACGCAAAAACTGCGGCGGCTGTACGCAAGCAAGTCCCGGTAGTGGCCGAGAATCTCTGCAGTGTGCTGGACGGCGATGAGCCAGTGGTCGCCTACGATGGCTACGGGTCCTGCCCACTGACGGTAGAGCGCGGAAAGATTGTGCTGGCGGAATTCGGCTACGGCGGCAAACTGTTGCCGACTTTCCCGAAATGGCTGAATGACGGTACCAAGGCAACATCGCTGGCGTGGGCGCTCAAGGCAAAGTTCTTACCGGAATTTTATTGGCAGGGAATGCTTAAGGGGCGAGAGTGGCTGACCTCTCCTGATTCTCTAAAGACACCGGATGCCGAGAGCAAGCAGAAAGAGAGCGTGTCACCATAA
- a CDS encoding tyrosine-protein phosphatase — translation MKKVLTNGILAAAVAMALGACSATAPVADKAQSATVLSEVEHVRLLPLEGGRNFRDIGGYKNADGKEVKWGKIYRSGVLENLTAKDFEYLRDREIATIVDFRSSEEREDEPTNWQAGEIELLAWDYDMGDWQSEFAKVFAKPGFARTDIVQLMDEGYKGTVHQQAPHYRAMFARLIESDEPLLFHCTGGKDRTGIGAALVLTALGVDRETVMQDYLLSTEILKNSDLKALPQTSNEKESRMYAFIASLPEDVRDALIGVEASYLESAFAEMEREHGSVEGYIENALDVDAQELALLKARYLQ, via the coding sequence ATGAAAAAAGTTTTAACCAATGGCATTCTGGCGGCCGCAGTGGCAATGGCACTGGGTGCCTGCAGCGCGACCGCGCCGGTAGCGGACAAGGCGCAGAGCGCTACAGTTCTGTCCGAAGTTGAACACGTGCGCCTGCTACCGCTGGAAGGCGGCCGCAACTTCCGCGACATCGGCGGTTACAAGAACGCGGATGGCAAGGAAGTAAAGTGGGGCAAGATTTACCGCTCCGGTGTACTGGAAAACCTCACGGCGAAGGATTTCGAGTACCTGCGCGACCGTGAAATTGCCACGATTGTTGACTTCCGCTCTTCTGAGGAGCGCGAAGACGAGCCCACCAATTGGCAGGCCGGGGAAATCGAGCTGCTTGCGTGGGATTACGATATGGGTGACTGGCAATCGGAATTCGCCAAGGTATTTGCCAAGCCCGGCTTTGCCAGGACGGATATCGTCCAGCTGATGGACGAGGGCTACAAAGGCACCGTTCACCAGCAGGCTCCGCACTATCGCGCCATGTTTGCGAGGCTGATCGAGAGTGATGAGCCCCTGCTATTCCACTGTACCGGCGGCAAGGACCGTACCGGGATTGGTGCCGCACTGGTGCTGACCGCGTTGGGCGTGGATCGCGAGACGGTAATGCAGGACTACCTGTTGTCTACGGAGATTCTCAAGAACTCTGATCTGAAGGCACTGCCGCAGACCAGCAATGAGAAGGAAAGCCGTATGTACGCGTTCATCGCCAGCTTGCCGGAAGATGTCCGTGACGCACTTATCGGCGTGGAGGCATCCTACCTTGAGTCTGCCTTCGCGGAAATGGAGCGTGAGCACGGCTCTGTTGAAGGTTACATCGAGAATGCGCTGGATGTGGATGCGCAGGAGCTGGCGCTGTTGAAGGCTCGCTACCTGCAGTAA